One genomic window of Fusarium fujikuroi IMI 58289 draft genome, chromosome FFUJ_chr01 includes the following:
- a CDS encoding related to peroxisomal membrane protein pex13 translates to MASPPKPWEQPGAAATAATSPISPSVAPGTTTSITDSSSAPPLPNRPSSLTSTVNQNAANYSRMNSSPYSSMGGAYSSPYSSPYSRFGMGGMGGMSGYGSMYGGGYGGYGGGMYGGMGGGMYGGGMGMPGDQNSLTNTFNNSTQATFQMLEGIVTAFGGFAQMLESTYMATHSSFFAMVSVAEQFGNLRDTLGSVLGIFTLMRWIRTLIAKLTGRPPPADATALTPAAFARFEGRSVGPDGNPLPAKASKKPLLFFVLAAFGIPYLMSKMIRTLAASQEQEQKRLQAQAMESQQPVDPAKLEFCRLTFDFLPQPNTGMELEARKGDLVAVLSKNDPSGNPSEWWQCRSRDGRQGYLPSTYLEVIKRPAQEPKKIKAAPSESSRTNSLTSSIVRPEDGKSEYASADGMQRSHFYS, encoded by the exons ATGGCCTCTCCACCCAAGCCCTGGGAGCAGCCTGGCGCGGCTGCGACTGCTG CAACATCGCCTATCTCGCCGTCAGTTGCACCCGGAACTACAACATCGATCACCGATTCGTCTTCTGCCCCTCCGCTTCCTAatcgaccttcttctctcacATCAACGGTCAATCAGAACGCTGCCAATTACAGCAGGATGAATTCCTCCCCGTATAGCTCAATGGGTGGCGCCTACTCATCACCCTATTCCAGCCCCTACTCGCGATTTGGCATGGGCGGTATGGGCGGCATGAGTGGCTATGGTAGCATGTATGGCGGAGGTTACGGTGGCTATGGAGGAGGCATGTATGGTGGCATGGGCGGTGGCATGTACGGCGGTGGCATGGGAATGCCTGGCGACCAAAACAGCTTGACCAACACCTTCAACAATAGTACTCAGGCTACCTTCCAAATGCTCGAGGGCATTGTCACGGCCTTTGGAGGCTTCGCTCAGATGCTTGAGAGTACCTACATGGCTACTCactccagcttcttcg CCATGGTCTCTGTCGCTGAGCAATTTGGTAATTTGAGGGATACTCTGGGCTCTGTGCTGGGCATCTTCACATTGATGCGCTGGATTCGTACATTGATTGCCAAGCTTACTGGTCGGCCGCCGCCTGCCGATGCGACTGCCCTCACACCAGCTGCATTTGCACGCTTTGAAGGCCGGAGCGTTGGACCAGATGGTAACCCACTTCCTGCGAAGGCCAGCAAGAAGCCCCtactcttctttgtcctGGCCGCCTTTGGTATTCCTTACCTAATGTCAAAGATGATCAGGACGCTTGCTGCCTCACAAGAGCAGGAGCAGAAGCGTCTTCAGGCCCAGGCAATGGAATCACAGCAGCCGGTCGACCCCGCTAAGCTTGAGTTTTGCCGACTCACCTTCGACTTCCTCCCTCAGCCGAACACAGGCATGGAGCTCGAGGCAAGAAAGGGTGACCTCGTTGCCGTCCTAAGTAAAAACGATCCCTCCGGTAATCCCAGCGAATGGTGGCAGTGCCGATCCCGCGACGGCCGCCAAGGCTATCTTCCATCTACCTACCTCGAAGTCATCAAGCGCCCGGCAcaagagcccaagaagatcaaggccgcGCCCAGCGAGAGCAGCCGCACAAACTCCCTAACCAGCTCGA